The DNA sequence ACCACCTGGGTCCTTGCCTCCCCGGGGCCAGCCGGCCCGGGGGCACCAACGGCCAGGGGCGCGTACGCCAGGATCTCCTCCAGCGGGGCCGTGAAGGTGTCGTCCATCAGGGCATCTGCCTCGTCCAACACCATCCAGCGCAGCCGCCCCAGGGCCAGGAAGCGCCGCCGCAGCGCCTCCCGCAGCGCCCCGGGGGTGCCCACCAGCACGGCGGCACCCGGCGGCGGCGCCCGCAGCTGCCTCCGCAACCCGCCCGCGGCGCCGCCGCCCGTCAGCCCGCGCACCTGCAGCCCCGCCGGCCGGCACAGCGCCTCCGCCACCGCGCCTACCTGCGCCGTCAGCTCCCGCGACGGCAGCACCACTAACCCGCGGGGCGacgccggccccgccgcctccgccggCCCGTCGGGGCGGGAGAGCAGCCCGTCCAGCAGCGGCAGCAGGTACGCCAGCGTCTTGCCGCTACCGGTCTCGGCGGCGCAGAGGGCGCTACGGCCGCGGCGCAGCGCGGGAATGGCGAGGCGCTGCACCGCCGTGGGGCGGCCGATAGAGAGGCCTTCCAGGCCAGCCAGCAGCGCCGGCTGCAGCCCCATCTCGGCGAAGGACGGGCCCTGCCCCGCGTCAGGCGGCGGCGCCTGCAGGGCGGGAGCCGCCTCCTGCGAGGGCTCCAGCTGGAAGTAGTCCCCGCAGGCCTTCCTGTGCTTCCAGCCCGTCGACACCAGCTGCGGCCGCTCCCAGCGCCCCACCGTCTGCCAGCGGGGCTGGCTCAGCTCTGGCCGCCGGCTccgcagcagcagctttccaggatgcggcgctgccgccgcctccctTTTCCCGCGCCGACGGCGCTGCGCGCCCCGCTGCAGGCGCATCCGCAGGGCCCAGGGGACGCGCACCACGTTCTCGGGGggctccgcgcccgccgccgcccgggtGGCCGCCAACCGCcgcggcagcagcggcagggCGGCCACCATCCTGCCGCGGCTCAGCGCCATGGCGACCTCTCACGTGGCGGCGGCGCTGCTCGATGACGCCGTCAAGAGACGCTTCCCCCGGTTCCTCCCGCCCCCTCGGAGCCGCGGCGGAGCCACGCGAGGAGGGTGAGTGGCACGGGTGGggggcgcgcgcgcgcgcgcggcCGGTACCTCAGGAGGCGGCGGTGACGATCACTTCACGTTCGCCTTTTCAGCTGACGGCTGAGAGCTGACCGCCGTGCCGCGCCCCGCGGGAGCAAACATGGCCCCGAGGGGCTCTGGCAGAGCCGGTCCGGCGCTTCTCACTCGGGGGAAGGGGCCCGTGCGGCGGGGAGCTCCCCATGGGCCGCCGGAGGCGCCACGACGCCTCAGGGTGCCGCCGAGCTCTCTCACGGCTCCACGCAACTGGCGCCAGGGCCGCGGGAGCTGAGTAAGCAGCGCTGGGACAACCGGCCTGCGAGCTGCTGAGGGAAGGAACCCTGTCAGATTTGACAGGGCCACGCactcccctccacccccttcCCGCCAAAGGAAAGTTCTGGGCGTTTACGAATAGGAAGTGAGGCACTGTGGCTATCCCCCTTGATTATCTCTTTTCAGGTAGTACCGCCACAGGAATGACGGTGAACACACCTCTCTGTTTTAGAGGAAAGAAGATCCTGGCTCCAATGGTCCGAGTGGGAACATTACCAATGCGTCTTCTTGCTCTGGACTATGGTGCTGATATTGTGTACTGTGAGGTATGAAAGATGAGGCTGTCTTACCAGATAAGATTAAGACAAGTACAAATAGACTTTACTGTagaactttttccttttacatacatttttcattagaaaaaatggggaaaaaagaatctaTGGTTTAAGGCATTTCCCTTTGAGCAGTCCTCAAGTTGTGACAAACCCCTATTTTAAGACAGTTCAAAAGTTTCAATTTAGACAAATCACTCACCATAACAATTTCCTCACATTCTactatgttttgctttttgataGTTTTTGGGGGGGGCATAGggtatgatttttaattttttgagcAGAGTCATAACATTGAAGGAAGTCTTACACTAACCTACCCTCTCACCTGGATAGTTCTACTGTGCTAACCCAGAGCATCCATATATACTCCTCATGGCACTGCTGCCCTTGTTGCTTAACCACTTTTCTTAAAGCTGCCTGAAGTTGAGGCTCTGGTTTGCTGCAGATATTGGTAGGACTGCTCTGTAACTTAAGGTACTTAGTCTTCACTATCCTTATTGTTGCAGTGCATCAGTATTCCCATTTTCCCCTTCAGTGCTATTAGCTCTTCTCAAATGTAGGTACCAGTACAAGACACATGACTCAGCTgagattgttttttaaaaaacaacacaatAAAGAGTTAAACATAATGTAAACATGGCCTAAATACTCGCTTTCCTGGAGAAAGTTTGATCTGTGCTAGTAGAACAGACTGAAAAACTGTCAGAATAAGTAATTTACAGTGTTCTCCAGGAATCTTCACAGCAGTTCTCTTGTGAGTTAGCTTGCTGCTCTTtgtgggagagaagaaaggtgTTCTCAGAGAGACAGTATGCTGGTTTTATCTTGACCACAGCTCACCTTTTGTCTCTACCTTCTAGACCTATGAGTGCTATTTAATTAGTTGGATCACCTCCATGTGAAAGAATAGTTATTGCTGGATGATTCAGAAATCTCAACATTAAGTAGAATAGATACTGCAGTCATAAAGTTGGGAATAAtaagatgtttttcctcttttgacaAAGATAATTAACAGTTTCCCAGTTTATGAATTTTGACCTCTCTGCTTTACATGGGATTAattaagaatatatattttttaattctctgagAGGCTAACTTTAGATCATGTGTAGAGAAATCACAAGTATAGAGTTACAGAATCTAGGAGTCTTAAACACTAGAAGTGAGTCAGGGTTCAGACAGCCTTTGTGCTTTTACAGTATCTCTTACACTTCTTAGTAATAGCAAAGAACCTTGTTACTGAGCAGTTACTGGATTTCACTAACTACAGATTTGACAGGATGATTGTATAGAAAGTTAGTAGAAGATAATGATGTagagattgtttttaaaaatgacaaccaaaacccacaacaaaccacACACATCAAGGTATTACTTTGCTTACTGCTGAAGTCATAAGGTATGAGAAGTTAATGTATCCAGCACTATAATCAGTATAGCTAAAGCAGTTTCTCTCACATGCTTTTTGCCACAATTCCAGAGAAACAGTATCTCAAAAGGAGAGACCCTCAAACTTACTTAACAAGTTGCAGTATGTAACAAAATTTATTCCTGTAGCCAAGAACTTAGAGTTTTCCTCATCTCACCTCAAAATTATTATCTCCtatgctgtctttttttccacattgctGTTGAGAGACAGGAGAGTTAGGATGCCTTTGACATGGATTAGTGTTCACAGTTAGAGATCTGTCTTAAGTTTTATCAGAAATACTATACTTCATAGGCTATCTTAAGAACTGACAAGATAGTATAAAATAGAGTTGTTTTAGGCAATTACATTGTAGTTATCTAGCAACAGAACAGCATAGATAACTGTATTTTGTAGTTTCACTTCTATATggtaaaatttcattttttgatttatccttttgttttctttcacccCAATCCCATCAATACTTAGAGGCTCAAAGCTGTTTCAGAACTTAACATGAATAGTACCTGATAAGAAGCATTAGTTAAAAACTTAAATTAAAAGCACTACTTATAAGACCTATAATATAATGTAAACAGATTGAAATTAGACTAATTTGTTGCTTGCTTATTCCTTACCTGTAAATCAGCAGGTTTTAAACCTTGTCTTATTTGTTAAAGCAAGGATTCTATAGTAGACTGAGTTTCTTCAAGTAACTAACACTATACCAtaggaaggtttttttcctcaatttatATAACTGTTGGATTTACAGctgcatatttatttcagctgctaACAAGTTTTATTGGTTCAAGCTGTAGCCCTTTGTTAATTAAAGCCAGTCAGTTTGTCTTAAAACTTGCCTATAATCAAGTTGATGAGATACATATGAGAAAAGGACTCAAACGTGTCCTTAATAAATGGAATTGCATAAATCTGCTGTTAAGTTAGTATATGTAGATTgaagttttggtttttaaaggaaagccaTAAACTGTAGAAGAATGGTAACTGTATGTTAGGCTCTCCAGTAAAGGCtaatataaagctttttttttgtttgttttttaacaaaagtgGGGAAATGTTAAGACTCAGAATTAAGGTAAAGAAGCCTTAAACTGAAGACTGCTGTTTTGCTCATTTATGTGTTTGTCCAGTACAAACCTCCATTGATTCTTGAGGTGATCTGTTGCTATAGTATTGTTATCTTTACCTTCTACTCTAGATAGTTCATTCTATTTTGTTTCCAGCTTGCTAGATAGGTATTTGAACAAAATGGTTCTTCTAGAGCTATGTAAATGTCTTGTATTCCTATATTcatatgaatatattttggAAACTCTAGTTGAATGTATTGTATAGTTAAGCTCTTGTTtgtatttgcattctttttctatatttggTATCTCTAGAtagttatttaataaaataggTAACTGTTTAGAGCTGGGTGGCTTAAACACTTCAACTCActtagatatttttattcttctcaggAGCTGATTGATATAAAGATGCTGCAGTGTAAGAGGGTTGTAAATGGTAAGTATagtatttcttttgttaatatctgtaagtgttctttttttctagttaagtaaaaagataattatttttctgaagtaattttatagTGATTATAATGAGGTATCATTCCATATAATCTCTCTCAACTGTGTCTAAGGActtaaaataagcttttgaaGTGCTGCCCTACACCTGTCTGCTGCTCTATAGTTTCAAACGTTCAGTTTCCCTTCTTAAGGAATTTCAATAGTTCAGTTAGTGTCCCTCAGGAAAACCACAAATGTTTGTGTTAGGGTTAACATATTAGTAACAGACagtttattattctttttagaGCCCTAACACAAAGTCTTTCTCTACCATTGACTTAGTTTATTACAAGGtttcaatgatttttctgttaaaCTCTTTGACAGAGGTCACATCACTGGGTGTGCAGGTATAGGCCTTCTGAAGTGAAATactatataattttaaatcGTGGAATTatgtctttcccttttttagTACGAAAAGTGGGATCAGTGTTGGAAATCCATTACTAATCTTTCAGCATTATGCTTCCTGGCAGTAGGCGAAAGAAACTAGTAGCTGGAATAGACAGGACATTAAAGTTCTAGGgtattgtttaaaatgttaaagctTTTAGTTTTATGTGGGTTAAAAggacaaataataaaattgtaattaaCTGCTAACCCTTCTCAATTCTGTATCTACATACTGGATTCAGCCTCTCTATTGCCTTTGTATGCTattataataaagaataaacagtgaaaaactcttgttttcttttgcggttttttgttgttgttttttcttcagaatttttacaTGTGTATGTGCTAAtataaaatctaattttctgAGCAAAACTACTAATATTAGTTACAaagccttttaatttttcaagaaaagtttGATAGTGTCCATGAAACAAATTCATTTGGACTGTAGTAGAGACAATTTCCAATCGTGAGTTTTTATAAATGCTAGCTGTTTGTAACATTACAATATACACACATTTTAGTCTACTGCAATAAGGAAGCAAGACATACAAGATCTCACTGTTTATcattcttttattaatttgagGTCCATGGGCTAGATTTGCCCTAACACGATTTTCACAGACAAGCTTTTAGGAAGATATCTTTGAGACCTCCCCAGCTGAGTGGCATGAGAAACAGTTGTTTGTAGTGTCCCCGTTGGGGAACGGAAGTCCACTACAAATCTACTTTCACTTCCTGCCCCTTACTGAAAGTAGTACTGTTATGTTTATTCTGGCTGATTCATCACTGGACTTGTTCTGGTGCTGATGCTTGCCTGAGaaacaggctgggggatgaTTAGGGAGTACTGTGGGAGGGAAACAGCAATGTCCAATAATGTACTGTGAGGACATGTGGCAGGGTGCCGTTAGTTCAGCTGTTCATGGAGGACTTATTTGatagcattttcatttatatacaAGTTACGTAGTCATATGACTTCCTTTAAGATTACATTTGTATATAACTTTTGTCTGTTTTATCTGTTTCTCATATCATATAGAAGTACTTGAAACGGTGGACTTTGTTGCACCTAATGAAAGAGTTGTTTTCAGAACTTGTGAAAGGGAGAGGCACTGTGTTGTCTTTCAAATGGTAAGAAACCAACTGCAGGTACTCTTCTAACAGCATAGTTAAATGAGGTAGTGCTAGTAACGTTAGTCTAAAGCAGCTCTCATTGCAGACAATATATTCAATTTCTTGATGCTTCAGGTGGAGGTATCTGTTGATATGCATGTGATCAGGATGCTACATTATAAGCTCTCTGTATAGCTGTTTTCAGAAGAGGTGATTAAGATGAATTCTGTGCTCTATGACAGCAGCTTGTTTTTATAATAGGAGTCTATTATATATTTCTGAATGTATAGATACCAAATATGCTGATGTTTGATCACAAGTTTGTCTTGCACTGTCCAGTAAACAGTCTCACTGGAAAGACTAAAAGAAATGGCATTGTTTAGTGTAGACAGGAGAGGATTAATGTGTGCATTAACATTGCACAAATGGATTAAAGgctgctggagagaaaaagatagTCATTTGGTCTTTGAGATCACTCTGTTTAGGATAAGAGATGATGGGtgttggagggaaggagaagcgTGGACTGCATTAGATACTGAAAAAGACCTTTTTCAGTGGTAATGATAGCCCTGGAATAGGTTGCTTGTAGAGGCTGTACAATTCTTATTAGCGAAGCTTCTTAAGAATGTGATAAATATCTAAGGGTGATGGGCTAAGAACATTTGATACTGCTGTAGGTTAAGAGGGTGGACAGACCTCTCCATATCCCTTTTTGCATCACCTTTTGTCATTCCGTGGCTGACTCTAGTACATGCTTTAGCTAAATGTTTCAGCTATCCATTGTGCCCTGAATGGGTCTTTGTCACTTTATACTGAATGTTTAGAGCAAATATAGTTATAACCGTGCACaagtgaacattttttttattaatttgatgATATTTGCTAATTATAAATCCCCTTGTTTTACCAATAGGGTTCGGCAGATGCTGAAAGAGCCCTGGCAGTAGCTAAGCTTGTGTAAGTCATCTTCTCTCACCTCCTTCCCGctgtgggttggtttgggttttttttgtgcagGGGAATTGTTgtggaagacattttttatgatAGAGAGGATCACGGTAGGTCTTGATAGGACAAAGAAAAGTTACATAGGAGCTGCTCAGTAAAGTGTAGCACCTCAAACGGACAGTAGTATAATAATGCAACTGCagcttctatttaaaataacttttgctcaaagcagcagctgcataACTTCTATACTGGGACTGATGGCTTTTTGCTAGTTCAGTAAGTGTGTCCTTGATATGAAATTTCCCTGGGTATTGCACAGCTGCAAGTAAGACCGATATGCCTGAAAATGTCTCCTACTTTTTGTGGCTTGAAGCCCGCAATaaagttttctgcagaaatgaaaagtgtTTCTCAAACCTTTTTAGAAGGTGTTTTTAAGCCTCAATTTTAAATAGATGGAAGTTTCAATAGGACTTGCTTTAGTGACAGTGGTGGATGTAGTTATGTATACTTAATCCTAtagaaacatatttaaaatgaatgtttgcaGCTTATGTGCAACACCAGTCGTTGAAACCTGTGGAAAGACTCATCTTCAGACCACTGTTAAAATTAATATGTAACTTAGAAGTGAGAAGCTAAAAATTCAGAAGTTCAAATAAAAACTTAGCCTTAAATTCTCATTTAGGCCTTAATGATGATGGAACAAGCTTCCTGGAAAGATTTCTATTTTCTGGTTCATGTTCTaatatgctgaaaaatatttttaattgtttctttcttctcttctagaGAGAGTGATGTAGCTGGTATTGATATCAACATGGGATGCCCAAAAGAATATTCTACTAAGGCAAGTGGATTTTGATTACTCTTAAATAACTTTCTACTTTCTTAGAGGTGTGGAATACATGTTCTGGTTTTCTGGATTGAACAAATTCAAGCAGTAAAATTTTCATGCAGATaaacttgaatttatttttttgcaataagCAAGAGAGTCTTGAAGGTGTCATGCCCCtaatacagtaaaataacaTAGTTTATTAGAAGTCTCCCTTAAGAATGGGTTTGGTCATATAATTAAACATACATATCTTTAAGTGAGTAAACACGTATGAAGTTTATAAGCTCAGGTTAGTGTGGATGTGTACCACTGAGCAAGCAGtgattgtattttctgttgagACAACCACTGaacactgagaaaaatgtaGTGAGGTTGTTAAATTGTGTTATTGTACAAAGTTAATGCTATTTAGAATCCTGAAAACTGACAGGCTATGTTGTATGTtccatttaaaagtaaattctgTAAGGTGGGATAAAATAAAGTGTTGGGGTTTTATGTTTTCCCGAGGTCACTTTTGgatgagagaaatattttctgcttagCCTTAATAAAAATAGGAATCGCAGTTTGTCATCTGAGGAAGTAAACATTTGCAACTTAGCAATGCTGAGTTCAATTATTAGTCAGTTTTAAGTGGGAGGAAGATGAATCtgttaaaactttatttttttagttaagCACATGCAATTCTAAACTACTGTTTCAGCCACAGATGGTAGAGGACTAATCAAACTGGTTGTTAGCACTACACAGTTAGTGTATAGGTAAAATATCAGTGAATTAGACCATGGAGCTCCATTTTGATGTCAGATGTTCATGCAGGATAGAGGAGAGAAATTTTGCACTTATTGTCAAGGAACTTCAACTTAGACTTAAAACTTCATTCCAAGGAGGAAGCCTGGCTGTTGCATTTAAACTTTCTATGCTCTAGTCTTTGTAGTATTGGCATTTTTAGCATTTGGAGCAAGTTCTCTGTCATGTGAAGCTGTAATGCTTCAtcctttaaacagaaaaaacaatatATCCACACAGGCAGTACTTTCACTTGCTAGTTGTTACTTGTCTTTCCATGTGGAAGCTTTTTACTAGCCTTTTACTAAAGAAAGAGCCCAAATGTAAATGGTAACTTcctctggttttcttccagatggcttttgagaTAAAGTGGTATTACTAAGGAACTGTGGTCATGTTGAGGACATGTCATTAAATTCCTAATGATCTGATGATATTTccagtaatgttttctttagccTTTATTACTTTCTTCTGTATTATAACCAATTACATAAAGACTGTTCTTCCACAGAATCATAATGAagaacaaaacaccaaaaaatcCACCCTGTACTTGGATGAAAGATCAAAAATTCAATTGCTGGTGAAAGGTTATTCTCTGACAGTAGTTTTGGGTCAAAAAAGTTCATACGATTTTGAACTTATTTCTTATGGCTACCTCTTGGCCTCTAGATATATGTATGCAGATGAAATAGTGCAGAAAGAGCagctaaaatattaaatttataaaGTGTTCATAATTTGTGTTCAATACAGCCACTTAATTTGTCTTAGcttgtttttctaaatgtagTGTGTAGACAGAAACTACTGACATGAAGACCTCTCAAATGTGGTGTGTAATGTTAAAACATTAAATCTATTCAGCTGTCAATGAGTAGAAACCAGATGATTACAGTtgttaaaaatggctttttgaaATTCTGTCTGCTCTATAAAGTAATGGGAGCAAGTTGGTGCTCTGAATTACCATTTCATTATTCTGATACAAATGTAGGAAATGTTTTACCAAAATGTTCACTAATGCTCCTGCATTTTAGATTTTGCCACTTTAtctccacccccaccccccctgccccgacTCCCTCCTTGATATAACATTGTACTTTTGCTGTGGTCTGCTATtaggtaaaaataaatgagttacATACTAggtaaacacatttttttaacagtttctgTATGTTTTCCTAGGGAGGTATGGGCGCAGCACTGCTGTCTGATCCTGACAAAATAGAGTCTGTAAGTATCATGTTGTGGGTTTTGAACTGCATTGAAAGGTATTATGTACTGTGCTCTACTGGAAGCAGAAATGAATGCATAGAAGACAAATTTATAAAAGCTAGAGTGGAATAATCAGTTTTGAATACTAAGATTAAGGTTATGGATAAATAATCCTGATTTAGTTCTACTTGTCATTGTCTGGACTATGAAATTGCtaccttcttccttttcagtttaaaaaatttCAATGTGATGCTATATTTGCAGAGGGTGAAATTTTACATACATATGTCTGTAAATCTGTATAAAACCCTATGTGAACCAGTAAGGAAAAGGttcatatgtatgtatatatttgtgtgtacttttatatgtatatatatataaaaacctgTAGGAACCTATATGAAAAAGATACATACATCTATCTATACTTAATAGATACATGTAATATATGTCATATAGATAGATGTGTAATGTGTTGGTGTTTTTATCCTAAGGACTTCTAAGCTTCCTGAGATTAAACAGAGTCCAGACATTGCTCTGGGTTCCCAGGAATATTCTTAGAATATAGTTCattatcttctttctgtttaaagacCTAATTCTTCATAGTTCGATGAGTTGACTGTAAACTTTGTCTTGCTTCCCTTTGGCTTTTACTGTATCCTTCTTCAGAGTTCCTGAGGGCAATTCTAGTTTACAATTCACCTCTCAGTAGTAACTGAATCATGGCACAGACTGGCAAATGTTTCGAGGcaattattctttatttcttgtaCTAGCAAAAGTATGCAGATGTgggcaaaacaaaaacaccaaagGCATTGCTCTGCCTTTTTCCATGTGGCTTTTGAGTGTGTTTTGATTTAAGGGTTCTTTGATGTAGATCAGTCTTTTGAAGAGACCAGACTCTCTACACTCATCTGCttgacttttttctcccccccccccaatgatAGTCAGTGTCTTTCTGATTCCTGCAGTTCatgccttttccttctgtctgaaACGGATGTTGTGTCAGTGTTTCTTTTGTGAGTCCTTCATCTTACTGTGATAACACCATTCAGCTTTGTAGGCTAGTAGGACTTCTGCAGTTTCAACAGACTGATCTATTGCATAGTTACTATTCTCTGTATGTTCAGACATGAAAACAGGTTGTTCTGCATCATGTATTTCATTCTCTGAGGACATGTCATTAGAAGGGCATGTTATCAAGGTTATAATCATGATGGAGCGTTAGCTTTTTGCCAAATGTAAGAATCTCTTGGTGTCAAGAGCCACATTGTTAGCCAAGCTGTATAAACTGACCATTCAGCAACTGGAAGCATTATTAATTGTGCTAAAGCAAGAGTTTAAATGGAATAGATTGGACCTAGTACTCTGTCTTTCATTAGCTgatgggaaaagcaaaagtaCAAGTGATCCAGTCTGgatctcaaaacatttttagagaaGGTTGGTATCagtcttaatttttcaaaagagaaagcagcatcaGGTAAGTGTTATCTGCAGAAAGTCAGCTAACAATATAGGCAACAGAACTGGAACCAGAACCCAATTTTTTGAAGCCTATGTGGTGTTGCACAAATGGTGGGTGATACCATCCAGAATTAAATTGTAATTTATGAAGTATGAGGTGATGAaggctgacagaaaaaaaaaattaagagtgggaactgagagaaaaaatatttcgCACGCTAGAAATAAAtctagcaaaaatatttctcatagGAATGAAAGGCAGTTGTAAATGTGACTTCTAACAGCTTCCCTTTCCCTCTACAACCATTacct is a window from the Balearica regulorum gibbericeps isolate bBalReg1 chromosome 13, bBalReg1.pri, whole genome shotgun sequence genome containing:
- the DDX28 gene encoding putative ATP-dependent RNA helicase DDX28, which encodes MALSRGRMVAALPLLPRRLAATRAAAGAEPPENVVRVPWALRMRLQRGAQRRRRGKREAAAAPHPGKLLLRSRRPELSQPRWQTVGRWERPQLVSTGWKHRKACGDYFQLEPSQEAAPALQAPPPDAGQGPSFAEMGLQPALLAGLEGLSIGRPTAVQRLAIPALRRGRSALCAAETGSGKTLAYLLPLLDGLLSRPDGPAEAAGPASPRGLVVLPSRELTAQVGAVAEALCRPAGLQVRGLTGGGAAGGLRRQLRAPPPGAAVLVGTPGALREALRRRFLALGRLRWMVLDEADALMDDTFTAPLEEILAYAPLAVGAPGPAGPGEARTQVVVVGATFPAGLSQTLGKFTDVSRFVTLTTQSLHRLPPHVQQKFVRLKGQDKLPELLQLLKDHPASGGTVLIFCNSASTVNWLGYILDDHKIKHLRLQGQMSAAARAGIFASFQKGDVSVLVCTDLASRGLDTSSVQLVVNYDFPGTLQDYLHRVGRVGRVGSKAPGAVVSFVTHRWDVDLVRKIETAARKRTGLPGMDSTISKPPPKGA